From the Prunus dulcis chromosome 4, ALMONDv2, whole genome shotgun sequence genome, one window contains:
- the LOC117626679 gene encoding ADP,ATP carrier protein, mitochondrial-like produces MADRHQDPTAMQKFSGQLHLGSSLSQDSHSHYGGFQRPALNQRRFAYGNYSNAALEYPMNHTCRANDPLVASGVLPVCVQAPKEKGFSGFAIDFLMGGVSAAVSKTAAAPIERVKLLIQNQDEMIKAGRLSEPYKGIGDCFSRTMKDEGMVALWRGNTANVIRYFPTQALNFAFKDYFKSLFNFKKDRDGYWKWFAGNLASGGAAGASSLFFVYSLDYARTRLANDSKAAKKGGERQFNGLVDVYKKTLKSDGIAGLYRGFNISCVGIIVYRGLYFGMYDSLKPVILTGKLQDSFFASFGLGWVITNGAGLASYPIDTVRRRMMMTSGEAVKYKSSLDAFSQILKNEGAKSLFKGAGANILRAVAGAGVLAGYDKLQVLVFGKKYGSGGA; encoded by the exons ATGGCTGATAGACACCAAGATCCAACCGCTATGCAAAAGTTTTCTGGTCAGCTACATCTGGGTTCCAGCCTTTCTCAAGATTCCCACAGCCACTATGGGGGCTTCCAGAGGCCTGCTCTCAATCAAAGGCGTTTCGCATACGGAAATTATTCTAATGCAGCATTGGAGTATCCAATGAACCACACATGTCGAGCTAATGATCCACTGGTGGCGTCAGGTGTCTTACCTGTGTGTGTCCAAGCCCCAAAAGAGAAAGGATTTTCGGGCTTCGCTATTGATTTCTTAATGGGTGGTGTTTCTGCTGCTGTGTCCAAGACTGCTGCTGCTCCAATTGAGCGCGTAAAGCTCTTGATTCAGAATCAGGATGAGATGATCAAGGCTGGTAGGCTTTCTGAACCCTACAAGGGAATCGGAGACTGTTTTAGCCGAACTATGAAGGACGAGGGAATGGTAGCATTGTGGAGAGGGAACACAGCAAATGTCATCCGTTACTTCCCAACTCAG GCCTTAAACTTTGCGTTTAAAGATTACTTCAAGAGCCTGTTCAACTTCAAGAAGGACAGGGATGGCTACTGGAAATGGTTTGCAGGTAACTTGGCATCTGGTGGTGCTGCTGGTGCCTCTTCTTTATTCTTTGTCTATTCGTTGGACTATGCTCGTACCCGTCTTGCAAATGACTCCAAGGCTGCAAAGAAGGGAGGAGAGAGGCAATTCAATGGCTTGGTTGATGTCTACAAAAAGACTCTCAAGTCAGATGGCATCGCTGGCCTTTACCGTGGCTTCAACATTTCTTGTGTTGGCATCATCGTGTACCGTGGTCTGTACTTTGGAATGTATGATTCTTTGAAGCCTGTGATCCTCACTGGAAAGCTGCAG GATAGTTTCTTTGCTAGCTTTGGTCTTGGTTGGGTTATCACCAACGGCGCTGGACTTGCTTCTTACCCAATTGACACTGTCCGTAGAAGGATGATGATGACGTCTGGTGAAGCCGTCAAGTACAAGAGCTCGCTCGACGCTTTCTCTCAGATCCTGAAGAATGAGGGTGCAAAATCTCTCTTCAAGGGTGCCGGTGCTAATATTCTTCGTGCAGTTGCTGGTGCTGGTGTGCTTGCAGGTTATGACAAGCTTCAGGTGCTAGTGTTTGGAAAGAAGTATGGTTCTGGTGGGGCTTAA
- the LOC117625756 gene encoding pentatricopeptide repeat-containing protein At2g22410, mitochondrial — MLIILLSISMSTLRVRPQRFVPKPVSDPLLSLFHTRSLSPHKHKPINWNTTHKSVQANPLLSLLETCKSMSQLKQIQSQMILTGLILDGFATSRLIAFCALSESRNLDYCNKILYNTQNPNVFSWNVVIRGYSESENPREAVVLYKKMLRNGGSTPDNYTYPLLLKVCANLTLNFTGREVLGHVMRLGLYSDMFVHNAVIHMLVSCRELHAARKVFDEGCVRDLVSWNSLINGYVRSGLACEALRIYQEMELKGFKPDEVTMIGVVSSCAQLEDLRLGRKFNRLIEENGLSLTVPLANSLMDMYMKCGNLEAAQALFDNMTKKTIVSWTIMIVGYAKYGFLEIAHRLLYEIPEKNVVPWNAMIGGYVQAKHSKEALALFHEMQASNINPDEITMVGCLCACSQIGALDVGIWIHHYIEKQGLSINVAVGTALVDMYAKCGNITKALKVFWDIPGRNSFTWTAIICGLALNGHAHVAISYFAEMINTGLVPDEITFLGVLSACCHGGLVEDGRKYFSLMTSKFNLCPELKHYSSMVDLLGRAGLLQEAEELIHSMPIKADAVVWGALFFACYIHKNVLIGERAASKLLELDPHDSGIYVLLAKMYRESHMWEEAEKAQSMMKERGVDKTPGCSSIEVNGAVHEFIVRDKSHPQSKEIYDCLVELTRQMELVGSISEVPAFWENSTLVLNFRQQV; from the coding sequence ATGCTCATCATCCTCCTCTCTATCTCCATGTCCACCCTCAGAGTCAGACCTCAACGTTTCGTTCCAAAGCCAGTCTCAGaccctctcctttctctcttccaCACCCGCTCTCTCTCACCCCACAAACACAAGCCCATCAATTGGAACACAACCCACAAATCAGTTCAAGCAAACCCACTTCTCTCCCTATTAGAAACATGCAAATCCATGTCCCAGCTGAAGCAGATCCAATCCCAAATGATCCTCACGGGGCTAATCTTAGATGGGTTTGCTACGAGTCGCCTAATCGCCTTTTGTGCGCTTTCGGAGTCGCGAAATCTTGATTATTGTAACAAGATTTTGTACAATACGCAGAACCCAAATGTGTTTTCTTGGAATGTGGTAATTAGAGGGTATTCGGAGAGCGAGAATCCGAGAGAAGCAGTTGTGTTGTATAAGAAAATGTTGAGAAATGGTGGGTCGACACCGGATAATTATACTTACCCGTTATTGTTGAAAGTTTGTGCTAATTTAACGTTGAATTTTACGGGTCGCGAGGTTCTTGGGCATGTAATGCGATTGGGTTTATATTCGGATATGTTTGTTCACAATGCTGTGATTCATATGCTTGTTTCATGCAGAGAATTACACGCCGCACGTAAGGTGTTTGATGAAGGTTGTGTGAGAGATTTGGTTTCTTGGAATTCTTTGATTAATGGTTATGTCCGAAGTGGGTTGGCGTGTGAGGCGTTAAGGATTTATCAGGAAATGGAGTTGAAGGGATTTAAGCCGGATGAAGTTACAATGATTGGAGTGGTTTCTTCGTGTGCCCAATTAGAGGATTTGAGACTTGGGAGAAAATTTAATCGGTTGATTGAAGAGAATGGACTAAGTTTGACAGTTCCTCTTGCTAATTCGCTTATGGACATGTATATGAAGTGTGGGAATCTTGAGGCCGCTCAAGCATTATTTGACAACATGACAAAGAAAACCATTGTCTCATGGACTATAATGATAGTGGGATATgccaaatatgggtttctggAAATTGCTCACAGGCTATTGTATGAGATTCCAGAGAAGAATGTTGTGCCATGGAATGCAATGATTGGTGGCTATGTGCAAGCCAAGCATAGCAAGGAGGCTTTGGCTCTGTTTCATGAAATGCAAGCTAGTAATATTAATCCCGATGAAATAACCATGGTTGGCTGCTTATGTGCATGCTCACAGATTGGAGCACTTGATGTTGGGATATGGATTCACCATTATATTGAAAAACAAGGTCTTTCTATAAATGTTGCTGTGGGGACTGCCCTTGTCGACATGTATGCTAAATGTGGGAATATCACAAAGGCTCTCAAGGTCTTCTGGGACATTCCAGGAAGAAACTCTTTCACTTGGACAGCTATTATTTGTGGGTTAGCCCTTAATGGACATGCACATGTTGCCATATCTTACTTTGCGGAAATGATAAATACAGGATTGGTGCCAGATGAGATCACTTTTCTTGGGGTCTTATCAGCTTGTTGTCATGGAGGTTTGGTTGAAGATGGTCGTAAGTACTTTTCCTTAATGACCTCTAAATTCAATCTTTGCCCTGAACTTAAACATTACTCTTCCATGGTGGACCTTCTAGGCAGGGCTGGTCTTTTGCAAGAAGCAGAAGAGCTTATCCATAGCATGCCAATCAAGGCAGATGCTGTGGTGTGGGGTGCATTATTCTTTGCTTGTTATATTCATAAAAATGTTTTGATAGGAGAAAGAGCCGCTTCCAAGCTTCTTGAGCTGGACCCTCATGATAGTGGAATTTATGTTTTGCTTGCAAAAATGTATAGGGAATCACATATGTGGGAGGAGGCAGAGAAGGCACAAAGTATGATGAAGGAGAGAGGAGTTGACAAGACTCCTGGTTGTAGCTCAATTGAGGTGAATGGCGCTGTACATGAGTTTATTGTTAGAGACAAATCGCACCCTCAGTCGAAAGAGATATATGATTGTTTGGTTGAGTTAACAAGACAAATGGAGCTTGTTGGTAGCATATCAGAAGTTCCTGCATTTTGGGAAAATTCCACCTTGGTGCTGAATTTTAGGCAACAAGTTTGA
- the LOC117626737 gene encoding E3 ubiquitin-protein ligase BIG BROTHER-like, whose translation MSWNPHMEVHYTYTGCPYNTAGSFMEYFEGLTYEHVNFIFSGDSHAQESAYPTMNTNYYKFGLSEPGNTSYYDLGFGHAYELNDPDPRGGEQRRLLQSSSTTTNEQNVAVNSEWEGNANTSTRNNPIECPRRNQNSQDYQVIWQDNIDPDSMTYEELLELGEAVGTQSRGLSQDQLSLLPISKYKCSFFSRKKSRDERCVICQMEYKRGDRRITLPCKHLYHAGCGTRWLSINKACPICYTEVFADASKCEK comes from the exons ATGAGTTGGAACCCACACATGGAAGTTCATTACACCTACACCGGCTGTCCTTATAACACGGCGGGTAGCTTTATGGAGTATTTTGAAGGTCTTACCTATGAACAtgtgaactttattttttcaggCGATTCACATGCTCAG GAGAGTGCTTACCCAACAATGAATACAAATTATTACAAGTTTGGGTTATCTGAACCTGGGAATACTTCATATTATGATCTTGGTTTTGGTCATGCTTATGAGTTGAATGATCCTGACCCAAGAGGTGGTGAACAAAGAAGGCTTTTGCAGAGCTCTTCAACAACGACTAATGAACAAAATGTGGCAGTGAATTCAGAATGGGAAGGAAATGCAAACACTTCTACGCGCAACAACCCCATAGAAT GCCCACGGAGAAATCAAAATTCCCAGGATTATCAG GTTATTTGGCAAGACAACATTGATCCTGATAGCATGACTTACGAG GAATTACTTGAGTTAGGTGAGGCAGTTGGAACTCAAAGTCGAGGTCTTTCTCAAGATCAGCTTTCTTTGCTTCCAATCTCGAAGTACAAATGCAGCTTTTTCTCGAGAAAGAAATCACGAGATGAgag ATGTGTGATTTGCCAGATGGAATATAAACGAGGGGACCGACGGATTACTCTACCGTGCAAACACCTCTATCATGCTGGTTGTGGGACCAGATGGCTTAGCATCAACAAG gcTTGCCCAATATGTTACACTGAGGTGTTTGCTGATGCGTCAAAGTGCGAGAAATAA